CAAATGTGAATACCGACTGCAATTCTACCGTCGAACCCAGTTTAGATATAACAACACCCTAGCTCTATTCATTTTATAATGCATCTTATTCCCTTGCAGTATTGGCTGGCAGTGACTTTATTGTCAGGAAGAGAGGAATCTTGGGACTCAACCATGGGGGCAAGCACAGTGCAACAGATGTCTACCAACTGGCCCAGGCCACTAGAAAGGCCAGGGATAGGCTGTCCGTGGTATCTGCTGTCGAAGGATCTGGGTGAGCAAAATTTAAACAGGCATCTTGCCTTGTTACTGGGGGGAAAAAATCCTTATAATAATGAAAATTCCCAGTACTAATTTCAGAGAAAGAGTCAGCCAAGACAGAACGGCCATACTTCGTACAGCGTTTGCGGCCCAGCGTCTGGACAGGACCAATTCAGAAGGAACATTCTCTTTCGATTCTTCCACGTTGGAGGCTTTTGGACTGTGCGACGATGAAGACAGTTTTCCATCAGCCGAAGATTTGCTTCTACAAATGGGATTTGGGGGACCATCCCACGGATTAGACAGAGTGCCCGAACGTTTCCTCCAGCCGTCTCAGGTAATTCGATTAAAAAGATCAAATATTGTATTTCCTAAACAACAAATGGGTATATATTCAATAGATGCGTGGTGTGGATATCGACCAATTCTACCAAACCCAACAAGAAATGAATGATACTTTCGAAACTGGTTCGCTGGGCTACAGGGGACTGGTTGGTCCTCCCACACGTCGGCCATCAAATATCGTTGCCCGTTTGTACGAACGGATGTTACGCAAAAATTCAGGACCGACAAGTTGCAGCAGCTTTGAGTATCCACCAGGACAATCAGCCGAACCACTCACTTTAAAATTACCCCATCCGGAAGTGTTGGTGGAAATGGAAGAATCGGCCGTGACGCCCACTAATCCGCCTTCTACTAGTTTCAACACTAACCCTATGATGAAACCTCCGGGTTCACGTAATTCCAGCTTGACCAGCTCGCGAAGGTCCAGCCTTCGCCGCCAAGAATGCGTAGACCTTGACGAAGAACCTACGGCTTGTGCGGAGCCTGCGGAAGACATTGTCTGCCAACAATCGGAGCAAAGCAGTGGTTTCATAAGTGGCCGGATGCTGGCCAACGCGCTTCTGCCCACCGTCTACGTAACTCCACCACCCTCCACGGTTTTCTCACAAGCAAGTCTCGACATGCCGGAATCCATCACTACTCACGAGGTTTTCGTTACTGTACATTTCTCTGGCACGAACGAGTGGATAATTCATCCATTTTCTTACCATTTAGATTGATCCGATAATATCCGTATTGCAGTTGGCTACGGAGGCCTATCGTGTACGTCTTTCTTCCACCCAAAAGCCAGCCACTGAAGAAACCGATGCGTGCGATTGGAATCATAATTTAGACGATGTTAAAGAAGAATTACGTATCGAGCTGGACAAGACGGACGATTTACTTCAGAGGCTTCAGCAACGTTTATCGCATGCCCGTTCCATACACCAGTCGTACGATTCGTCTGCTCTACGCGGAGTACTGACCGATATGACTACCCtattgcagcagcagcagcgtcTTTACAGGCGAGTCAACGAAGCTAGACTTGGCCAATTGGAAACTTCTCAGCACTTTCACGTCAATCATCTCGAAAACATTGTGTGTCCTACACCGGCAAAATCTACCACAGAACAGCTTTCTTCTAGTCAATCAAGCACTAATGTTTCTTCCTGCGCTAACGACGTCGATGACGATCAACATTTTGGCAAGTTGTGGTTACGTTTGTTTGAGCGCCGTTTAACGGCGCAGATACGTAAAACCGTGCGTCAGGAATTGCGCCGAGCGAGGCCTATCCTCGCACGCtcaaaattaaagaaaaatccaatttaatTGGTTATGCATGTTCAAATCAAATATAATCAGATTCGCATTTTTCCTGCTTCGAAAAAacttgtacttttttttttctttttctttgttagaatattttttaacatATAAATTTAACGTGGGTTTTCTTTGCTTCAAACATTTTGGTAAGGGGGGAATTCAAcacggagaaaaaaaaaaaacatgccaGGAAAACTATTTAACAAAATTTGTTTGCCATAGAGTATTTGGGTGAATAAACGTGTTTCGTACGTGTGCGTGATGGCTTGTAGACTAGGTAGGTAAATAGGGAGGGGGGTGGTAATAAATTCAATAAACGAGGGACTAGCACAAAACAGTGTGGAATGATTTCTTATCCGTAAAACGCGTTGGATTGGTGGGGGGTAAGGATCGAAGGGGATCggaatgatttttcttttgtttcatgaGAGGGTAGTAGGCACATAAGAAAATCCAGCAAAAACATTATCGCCGTCACGGCAACCCAATGACGAAGCGGCACGGAGAGAACGGGCTTGAAGCAGCGAGGCGGGCACTGGTTCTCGAGTAAATTCCGGATCAATATTGCGCAAATCGTAAGCATCGTTctgcattatttttttttaaataaaaattatgaCGTCTCACGTAAAAGAAGGACgtgggaaaaaagaaaataccaGTTCAGGCCGGAATGGTGGTGTCATTTTTCGCTGCATAAGATCGTCCCAATTCAGACAGCTAAAGAAATCGTGATTACGGACATCCTCGAAATCTGCCGGACCCGAGCCCAATCGAGTTCTGCCATCCTTTTGCAGCAACTGTTTTCGGGTATGCACGCACATGAGAAATAGATTTTATAAATCAGTAGgacaatagaaaaatcttACGGCACTGAGGATATCTTTGCCGGCCTGTGAGACTGGAATGTGATCGCGGAAATGGAGTGGCTTGTTGAGAATAGCGTCATACATGACGGCCGTGTCGCGACTGTAGAACGGAGGCAATCCGTAAAGCATTTCGTAGAGGACGGCGCCAAGACACCACCAGTCGACCGAACGACCGTAAGCCTCTTTGCGGATCACTTCCGGAGCCAAATATTCGGGCGTGCCGCAAAACGTGGCCGTCGTCTGGTCGCTGTCCACCAGTCCTTCTTTGCACAATCCGAAATCTGTCAAGACCAAATGGCCTTCGTTGTCGAGCAAAATGTTTTCAGGCTTCAGATCGCGGTAAACGACTCCAGCCGAATGCAAATAGCCCAGCGCTGAGGCCATTTCGGCGCTGTAGAAACGGGCCCGCGCTTCGCTGAAATGCCGTTCTCGTtgcaaatggaaaaataactAAGCGAAATGAAAACGTGATTATACTTGAGTTGATCCGAGTTAACGAGGGTTCATTGTTTACCTCTCCGCCATTGACGAAATCGAGAACAAAATAGAGTTTCTCTCTCGTTTGAAATGAGGCATGGAGAGAGACTAGGAATGGATGAAGTTGATTATTGCGCAAGACGTTGCGTTCGGCCATGATGTGTTGGGTCTCGTTACGTCGAACCACTGCACGTTTCTCCAAGACTTTGACGGCGTAGAGATGCTGGTCGGCGTAACGACGGGCCAGCAACACTTTACCGAAACTGCCACGGCCGAGCACGCGCAAGAATTCAAAATCATCTGGTTTCAACCTAAAAAATGCGGAAATGGCTCATCATGAATACATTTTTCGAGTACCAGTTAAAGGGAGTTGTCACAAAACTTACGGCCGTTCGGAAGGTCCTAGATTTATGTTTCCTTTGGCGATGGGCATGGAACGCTGGGACAGATGGATGTTCATCACGGCAGAACCGGGTCGTGACTCGTCGGATTCGTCATCTTCGCTACTACGGGCTGCCTGTCGACCGTCACCTCCTGACTCATTGCCGCTACTCGTCTCGACGCCGCTGTCGTCAGATGTGGCCGATTTCTTGGCGTTGCTGCGTTCGTCCAACGACAGGaattctctcacttcccgtCTATTTTACGCGGAAATAAGATTAGAAAACGACGACTcagtttgaaaaaacaaataactgaCATGGGGAGGAGTCGGCCGTCGTTGATAATCAGCCGGATGTACTCAGTCAGTCCGTCACAAcgtgattttaaaaaagccGGATCAAAATTACTTCCGAAAAGTCGTTTGCCCGGTAATTTCAGATTCAGACCAGCTATCTAAAATTTGTATTCAGTCAATCTTGAGAAAATCCTTAAATTGAAACGAAAAATAGAATTACCTGTTTCTTAAGGGCAGCGTGGAGCCGACAAAATTCGGTATACCGACGATAGACGTCCCATGAACGTGAGCCGTCCTTCATTTCGACGTGGTACACCTGTCAACGCATTCATTAAATTTAGCtgtgtgtatttttttcccattaggtttaaaaatagatttgaAACAAGGAAGTGAACAAGCCCCAATTGTGAAATCAAAAGCTCTTACTCACAATGAGAGCTTATATATCTGTCAAGTGAAATAGATTGCACAAAAGAACCCAGACTACACACGATAAGAAAGATCAAATTTCTGGAGAAATGAAACTTACGGCATATTTCTTGCTGGCCGTTTCCATAACTTGAGCCGAGGAGACTAGTGCCGTCAATGTCGGTTTCCTCGTGGGCGAAGCGTTCTCTACTGTCAATGCTGCTCGAAACAGCAACAAgtggaaaaagaaagtcaTCATCAAAATAAGGAGCAAAACACACGCAAAACACAGACACACGAGACAATATGGCCGACGACTAACCTGGTCGAACTATGGACATGAAGTGTGAAGTAATTTTATGCATCTTGTCGTCGTTTGGCTTGGTGTTCAACCGTAAAGGCACTATTATACAATCTTAATTAATTTGTCTAAGATAAATATCACAGCTTAAATGGCCACCAGATTTTTCGCCACACGTCTTTCATCGGCCGTTACCAACGTCGAAATGAATCAACTACGAACCTCCCCTACTCGTATTTTACGAAACTTGCACGCCGTCAGAGAGGGAGCCTCCTGGTGGGCGAAAATTATCCTGGTACTGATTAGCACAATTAAGTTTCTGCTGGGTGGTTGTTGTGCAGTTATCGGtttcgagagagagagagaaacgagGGGTGGGCCGAGGGTTGTTTTGTTcagaaaaatgtttcaaagTCGAGGGCATTGTCGTCAGTGTTCAAATAACATTCCTTTTTTCCCTTAAAGAAAGATTACATTGAAAGCAAAAGACAACATGGTGTTTACACACGAGGGAAGAACATGGTTACGTGACGTCACGTGCTGCCATTAAAACGCCCCTCTTGGGCCTATATCGGCATTCAACGTCGTGTTCATCAATAACTTGTTGAAACGAAATGTTTCATCTGATCGTATTCAAAGTTCACCCGACACGCGCCATCTTGTCCAGAAAAACATCAATGAAATGCAGCACGTTCATCACACGAgggtgagttttttttctcttttctcgtTGTTGCGTAGTTGGGAAGTTAACAAATGTTTTTGATTTGATCATATGTATTGTCTACAGACGTGGTGTTTTCACCTTATCAGAGAGGGTTTATAGGGTCTCTGTTAATGGCTGTGAAGGTTAAGCAATTTAATCTGGCCCATCACATGAATcagcttgtttttgtttgcaacATTGGAAGGTATGCCTACAATCAATTATTTTACGATCTTTTATTGCGCCATTTTATGGCAATTTTAATGAAGATGACGAACATCAACATTTTATTATAACATAGTAGGTCCGGTTCATGAGATAAAATCGCTGCAACGACaacatgttgttgttgtacacGGCACGAACTTTTTAAGcctaaaaaatttatttcgtttctttATTTGCACACCGTCTGGCAATGTTACAGGTTTCAAATTTTCCCATGATACCGCGATACCTCTTTTGATTAGGATAACTCACATGATGGCGTGGATCACCAAGATAAATCACCTGTCGAATAGCTGCCAATCTCCCACCACATGACGGTTAGTTGTTTTCGCTCTGTGCTCAAGTCagcatttttgtttaaagagaCGATGACCTTTTGAAATCAAATCGACGCCCCGTGTTGACAGTAAACTTCGATAGTATAGATTGCGGTCTCAATAATTATTGGCCTACCCTGGTGCATAAAGTTCTATAGGACTACATCGAGCTGTAGTCACCTTTTTGTTGACTTGATTCAATCGTTCGAAACCAGGAAAAGTGGATGGAAATCGTATCGTCGATAAACGAATGCAAAATTAATCGACCTTCGATGAAAATCGCTTTCCTTCAATTCGACGTCATTCCTCAATCAAAAAGTCAAATAAAATAACCTTCGTGGGCCAAATATAGCCACACGGAGGTGTCAAATTGAATGTGATTGGAATTCAATACGATACGCAATGCCAGGAAAAGAATTTCTGTGAGAAATCTTTGTCCTTATTCCGAGCACGGCCATCTGACTTGTGTGTCGCATTCTAGTCTCTTCAATGACATTCACACAATCAGCCTTAAACCGGTTCTACTCGATGATTTCATTATGTATCCATCGTGCAATAAAATTATGGCCAAAGTTTAATCCCATGTACCAAGTCACAGACTGAACAGTTTCATCTCATTTAGCAACGTTTTGCTGACGCCATTGCTAAAGGGGGGACAGATAAAGATGCTAAAGAATTTAAATTAGTCGGCTCGATTGAGAACGGGATTAGAcgtggtttaaaaaaaaagtttggccGCAGATATcagcacaaaaaaaacttgttggGTTTTTTTCAGAGTGGACGGTGTACTACGATCTATTACAACATAAAAATGCAGATGATAAATAACAGAtagggtgtgtgtgtgtgtagcttAGTCCGTGTCCTCAAAATACGTCTACGAACGAGAGCAGAGTTCAAAGTTTCAAATTAATGGCTCTGCTGGCCATGAGTAACTTGATATCGGCGAACGCCTGCAACAGATGAAAAATATGTACAAGGCAGTTCGTACCTAGTATGTTTTACTTTGTACGTGTATTATGCGGATATATCGTAGCGTTGTCATTGAAAATGTAGACTGTCGTGTAGCGATCGAATAACCAACATCCCTCCCCCCACTCTTTGCGTTTGTCCCagtaaaattatttatttgtcCCAAAATTAAGGAAATCAAGGTTTTTTAGAACTTGTCCTTTAGAATGATGAtgtataattgattctttttGCCGCAATAAAGCGAATGCActaacttaattttcttgtcgatagatggcgttgacaACCTATTCATGGGCAATGATTCGGATAGTAAGTTTTTATAATTATCGTGTTTAACGTAGACGTTGTGTTTTATTTCGCAAGCCCGTTTCTATCATGAATTAATTCTTGATTTTTGTGACAGGTATGGcgaaaagaatttgaaaatatcGGCAGGTGACAATTTAATGGGGAGGCGATTACAAATCATCTCATTACAAATTTAGTAGGTGGGGTAAGCACTACCAACATAAGTATTGCCATTGTAGTCAAGGGTGTAGGTCTGGTAAGCATAGGCTGTGCCATCGGCGCCCTGAAGAGGGCACTTGGAATTGGGCCTGGCCAGGAAACAAACAGTGGCAACGGCCAATTCGATTTCGGGGCTGCCTGAGACTGAGATGGAACTGATTGACTTGTAGATGCCGTCCCAATTCATTGGCATTTCAATGACGGAGCtctgcaattcatttttaaataacttGAATTATAAAACTAGAATTTAAGAATCAAAGTAGGAAAACTGACCACTCCGAGATCGATTTTGGCCATGTAGCCCAGGTAGTTCATTCTTCCGGCCAATTCATCTTGGTAGAATTTGATCCAGCCGTGGTAGCCAGAAATGCTGTTTCCGTTCTTCTCGCCGAGGAAAACGTGCTCCAATCCAGAAGATCCTTCGATTCCACCACCGCGGTTGTATTGACCGAGCCAAATTTGACGCAGGTACTCCTTGAAGACAGCAATGTCAGCATCAGCCAAACCTGGAAATGATTGTAAATATCATTGAATTCGAAacatgaattttaaaaaatgtataattctttttaaaaccttTAGAGACGAGGAATTGATGAGCTTGCTGCATGACGCTAGTAGCCAAGATGGCGTCCAGGAAAGCATTATCTTCGGCAATTTCCTCAGGTGTAACGTCTTCAGTCACTTTGCAATTCTCGTCGTAATTGTCGAAAAGGGCCAACAGAGCGCTGATTGTTGGGCCAGAGAAGGCATCAGCTGGAACGCTCGAAAACAACCTTTGAAAAGCGTAACGTATTTTCAATTATTGGAGAGAACCCCATCCATCGACAGTGACGTCATAACGAAACCTACGGCAATGGAGCCTTATCGGTGGTGCTGCCAGATGTCGTGGTCGATTGCATGTTGAGGACGATACCCTGGACAGCATTGACGTCATCAATATGAAGCTGCTGGGAAAGAGCCCTAAGCTCAGCATCCGTTACGGCTCCACCACCTGTGGAACAAAAAGGAGGTGAATTCGCAATTATGAAATTGACAAGTTGACtacgggaaaagaaaaaaacaaacaagtgtTTTACCGGTGCCTCCGCAAAGATCTGGTTTGTCTGGGCAGCAGTTGTTGTAGTTACTGCATTCAGAATTGCACTGACACGGCCATTTGCTGTCGTAACCGGCTGTGCAGCGTCCCTCGCAAGTATTGCAAGTTGGCAAGAAATCAGCGCAACAATCGTTGTATTGCTGACAGGATGGATTGCACTGGCAAGGCTTGGTCAAATCAGTTCCGGCAATTCCGCATCTGCCGACGCAAGAATCATCCGCTTTACCCAAAACAACTAGGTTggtttaaaaattattattttattttatttgttccttttttttgttgtaatgatttaaagaaagaaaaaaaacttacgtTGACGGAAGCTAGGCTTAGCGTCGACTAATGAGCCACTCATCATCACCACACAGATGGTAACCAAGGTCAAAaatttcatcatttctttgttttttttatttaataattcCCTATATTTTAAACCCCAGgtataaaaatgaattaattcaaaagaaaaatgtaattgTTAATTAATTGCCTACAGTTGGGATCCAGTGACTTGGAAGTACTCACTCGCCTCCTGGATCGACCGTCGAACCTTTACATGTTTATATAGTGCTACCTGCATGGTAATGCCATGGTGAAGGCGTGACTCGATTGCCTGCTCCAATAGGTCGCAAGCAACGGTAGATTATTAAGGCATCGTTCGATTACAACtccactacacacacacacgaccaGGTAtccatttatttgtttttcactGATATCAGCCTTTTgttgtttgtcttcttttaTCCGCGTAATCCCTCTTCAATCTATTGTTTGCGTAAGCAATAAATCTATTCCTTGTCGAGAAAGGAATATGGATTTACGTCAGAGTTGTCTGATTGTACAGCTGAGCTTGGTGACCGTGTACACGTGACGTGTATGGCTACATCATGACTGCACAGGGTCAATTCGAACAGTTCGAAGCACACGGTATAAAAAACCCATAATGAACTAAATGAGGCTATCACGATTTAGCTTATCGTGGGGCTAGAGTCACGTTCACATGTTCTTACTTATCATTCTGCTATTATCGTTCTCTTCATGTTGAGAGTTGAACGGTTTCATGCGTACTTGATGAACCATCAAGCGGTTTATTTAATGCCAGTACAGTTAATcgtcatttcaaaatgttgttgcaaaaatgaaataatgtTGCACACAAGGGACTAGTAGGTTGGATAGGCGCTGCCAACGTAAGTCTTGCCGTTGTATTGCAGCGTGTACGTCTGGTAAGCGTACGGCGTGCCATCCGCGCCCAGGAGGGGGCACTTGGCATTGGGCCTGGCCAGGAAACAAACCGTAGCCACTGCCAATTCAATTTCAGGACTGCCAGACACAGAAATGGAACTAATCGACTTGTAAAGGCCATCCCAGTTCATTGGCATTTCAATGACGGAGCTctgttttcgattcaaaaGAATAAATGTTACGTAATTTTAACATTGTAGATCTTGTAAAGAACAAAAACTAATTACCACTCctaaatcaatttttttcatgtagCCCAAATAGTTCATTCTTCCAGCTTGCTCGTCACGATAAAATTTGATCCAGCCATGGTAGCCAGAAATGCTGTTTCCATCCTTCTCGCCTAGGAAAATGTGTTCCAGTCCAGAGGATCCTTGGATTCCACCACCGCGATTGTATTGGCCGAGCCAAATTTGACGCAGGTACTCCTTGAAGACGGCAATATCAGCATTAGCCAACCCTGTTATACATAGAAATCGTTTGAAATGTTGCACGCTTTGCAAAATAAATCTAACTGCAGTGTACCTTTAGATACCAGGAACTGATGGGCTTGTTGCATGACGCTCGTGTCCAAAATTGCATCAAGGAAAGCGTTATCTTCGGCTGTTTCTCCAGCTGTTACGACTTCCGTCACTTTACAATTCTCGTCGTAATTGTCGAAAAGGGCCAACAGAGCGCTGATTGTTGGCCCGGAAAAGGCGTCGGCTGGAACACTTGAAAACAACCTATTTATGGTATTTAgacaaattattttatacttcCTCGTGACATTACGGATGTGACGCGCTTACGGCATTGGAGCCCTGTCTGTCGTGCTACCGGATGTGGTGGTCGATTGCATATTAAGAACGATACCTTGCACAGCATTGACATCATCGATGTGAAGCTGCTGAGAAAGAGCCTTTAGCTCAGCATCAGTTACAGTTGCCCTTTCAACTataattttcaaatgaaattaattatttattttttctttctgtaaTTAACAGCAAAATGAGGAAGAAAAAGTTAGGTCATTTACCAGCATTGGCCTCCACCTGCAGAATGGTGACGATACAAACCGTGAATAAAGCTACGAGCTTCATGGTGAGTTTGGTTTGTATAATTCACCTTTAAACAGAAGCTGGTGATCTTGTGAAATGAACGTTGGGCCTGTCGCTTCATTTATAGTAGCCTTACCAGCTGAGTTAAAAGCATCTGGCCTTACCGATTCTACAGAGATGTTTCATAGTGAATACGCCGGCCATGTGACCTCCTCTAAAGTACGTATCTGTTTGGACTCTGACACCGTTCCTACATATGGTGAAATGTTATTACAGTTGTGCAGGTGAATgtggttttcttgttgttgtcatGTGGTTTACCTATCCGTATTTCAATCGCGACTGAATGCTTAAAGTCTAGATTTTATGTGTGTTCCATTTATTGCTGTTACTGTGTTTGTTTGATCCTTAAGCGTGACACAAAACTCGGTAGAATATTTGAAGCATTACTAAGTTGGATTAGAAGAAGGTGACTTTGGAATCATAAATCATGggataaacatgaaaatgtATTTAATTGTATGGTCATAGTCCAGCCAAGAGGACCGTTTGCAACTAGCCAACTTAGGACACAATTCTGTAGTGTGATTCCTCCAATTGTGATTGGTGCGAAGGGGACCGGAATTTCTCTTTGCTGCAATTAAATATCACATTTCTTCGATCCCGGGATTTGAATCTATTGCCTTGGAATCGTGAGCACAAGAGAGCCAATTAAACAGTACTTTTTTTATCGTCTCTTTATTAATGTTAAACTAATACTATCCAAGTTCATTAATGTAACATGGATTGAACAAAAGACGTTGAATGCACGAGCTTAGAATTCGTTGTCAAATATCTTCTGTCGTTGGACCCTCCGTCAAAAGTGGCAGGAACTTGCAACAATCTTGACAGATGCAATCTCGTTGAAAAATGGCCACAACGATATCCATgaacttcttttttgtttttctaacgTGTAAAGATTTCACAATGTCTTGCCTTAGGTTAAGGACCTAGGAAAAAAGTGTAACATTGTTTATATTTTGGTGAAATTCCCCGATAAACGTCTAACCGAAAAAGAGACTAAGAAAGTTCTTCTAAAACATTTGCActagcctttaaaaaaatctgtGTTCTAAATTTATTGGAGTGGACATCTTTTACTTTGCAATAGTGCGATAATGGAATGGGGGATGGGTATTTAACGGCTACTTGATGTTTGAAATTAGCAAAGACGAAACACTAATACGACAGAAAACGTACAGTTTTGtagaagcaataaaaaaataaattttctcaACATTCACTTGATAGATTAGAATTTTATTCGGGACGATATTCTTATGAAATCCCAAGATATTCATCAATATAAGATTTTTCAGTGATGATTTGAATAACCGCCACGTAATATTTTAATCGATATATTTTCAACAATAGTTAAATCGATTGACGATACTTAGTTCCGTCGTCAATCCACAAAGCCGCCATTG
This genomic interval from Daphnia magna isolate NIES linkage group LG8, ASM2063170v1.1, whole genome shotgun sequence contains the following:
- the LOC116933195 gene encoding uncharacterized protein LOC116933195 isoform X2, which gives rise to MSSCTITNHIRPDDESGYPTKGYNSCWEWVASLPGDHDAANVNTDCNSTVEPILAGSDFIVRKRGILGLNHGGKHSATDVYQLAQATRKARDRLSVVSAVEGSGERVSQDRTAILRTAFAAQRLDRTNSEGTFSFDSSTLEAFGLCDDEDSFPSAEDLLLQMGFGGPSHGLDRVPERFLQPSQMRGVDIDQFYQTQQEMNDTFETGSLGYRGLVGPPTRRPSNIVARLYERMLRKNSGPTSCSSFEYPPGQSAEPLTLKLPHPEVLVEMEESAVTPTNPPSTSFNTNPMMKPPGSRNSSLTSSRRSSLRRQECVDLDEEPTACAEPAEDIVCQQSEQSSGFISGRMLANALLPTVYVTPPPSTVFSQASLDMPESITTHEIDPIISVLQLATEAYRVRLSSTQKPATEETDACDWNHNLDDVKEELRIELDKTDDLLQRLQQRLSHARSIHQSYDSSALRGVLTDMTTLLQQQQRLYRRVNEARLGQLETSQHFHVNHLENIVCPTPAKSTTEQLSSSQSSTNVSSCANDVDDDQHFGKLWLRLFERRLTAQIRKTVRQELRRARPILARSKLKKNPI
- the LOC116933195 gene encoding uncharacterized protein LOC116933195 isoform X1; protein product: MSSCTITNHIRPDDESGYPTKGYNSCWEWVASLPGDHDAANVNTDCNSTVEPILAGSDFIVRKRGILGLNHGGKHSATDVYQLAQATRKARDRLSVVSAVEGSGTNFRERVSQDRTAILRTAFAAQRLDRTNSEGTFSFDSSTLEAFGLCDDEDSFPSAEDLLLQMGFGGPSHGLDRVPERFLQPSQMRGVDIDQFYQTQQEMNDTFETGSLGYRGLVGPPTRRPSNIVARLYERMLRKNSGPTSCSSFEYPPGQSAEPLTLKLPHPEVLVEMEESAVTPTNPPSTSFNTNPMMKPPGSRNSSLTSSRRSSLRRQECVDLDEEPTACAEPAEDIVCQQSEQSSGFISGRMLANALLPTVYVTPPPSTVFSQASLDMPESITTHEIDPIISVLQLATEAYRVRLSSTQKPATEETDACDWNHNLDDVKEELRIELDKTDDLLQRLQQRLSHARSIHQSYDSSALRGVLTDMTTLLQQQQRLYRRVNEARLGQLETSQHFHVNHLENIVCPTPAKSTTEQLSSSQSSTNVSSCANDVDDDQHFGKLWLRLFERRLTAQIRKTVRQELRRARPILARSKLKKNPI
- the LOC116929193 gene encoding serine/threonine-protein kinase Sgk2, whose product is MHKITSHFMSIVRPALTVENASPTRKPTLTALVSSAQVMETASKKYAVYHVEMKDGSRSWDVYRRYTEFCRLHAALKKQIAGLNLKLPGKRLFGSNFDPAFLKSRCDGLTEYIRLIINDGRLLPIREVREFLSLDERSNAKKSATSDDSGVETSSGNESGGDGRQAARSSEDDESDESRPGSAVMNIHLSQRSMPIAKGNINLGPSERPLKPDDFEFLRVLGRGSFGKVLLARRYADQHLYAVKVLEKRAVVRRNETQHIMAERNVLRNNQLHPFLVSLHASFQTREKLYFVLDFVNGGELFFHLQRERHFSEARARFYSAEMASALGYLHSAGVVYRDLKPENILLDNEGHLVLTDFGLCKEGLVDSDQTTATFCGTPEYLAPEVIRKEAYGRSVDWWCLGAVLYEMLYGLPPFYSRDTAVMYDAILNKPLHFRDHIPVSQAGKDILSALLQKDGRTRLGSGPADFEDVRNHDFFSCLNWDDLMQRKMTPPFRPELNDAYDLRNIDPEFTREPVPASLLQARSLRAASSLGCRDGDNVFAGFSYVPTTLS
- the LOC123475522 gene encoding poly(U)-specific endoribonuclease-like; the protein is MQVALYKHVKVRRSIQEASEYFQVTGSQLELLNKKNKEMMKFLTLVTICVVMMSGSLVDAKPSFRQLVLGKADDSCVGRCGIAGTDLTKPCQCNPSCQQYNDCCADFLPTCNTCEGRCTAGYDSKWPCQCNSECSNYNNCCPDKPDLCGGTGGGAVTDAELRALSQQLHIDDVNAVQGIVLNMQSTTTSGSTTDKAPLPLFSSVPADAFSGPTISALLALFDNYDENCKVTEDVTPEEIAEDNAFLDAILATSVMQQAHQFLVSKGLADADIAVFKEYLRQIWLGQYNRGGGIEGSSGLEHVFLGEKNGNSISGYHGWIKFYQDELAGRMNYLGYMAKIDLGVSSVIEMPMNWDGIYKSISSISVSGSPEIELAVATVCFLARPNSKCPLQGADGTAYAYQTYTLDYNGNTYVGSAYPTY